The following are from one region of the Flavobacteriaceae bacterium UJ101 genome:
- a CDS encoding protein NrfI (May play a role in cytochrome c biogenesis and may be required for maturation of the NrfA protein. In the C-terminal sectio; belongs to the CcmF/CycK/Ccl1/NrfE/CcsA family.), whose amino-acid sequence MKFFQILFSTRTMTLLLIVFATTMGIATFVESWYGTPTAQAWIYKTKWFELIMVLLILNFIGNIERYKLYTWKKLPTLLLHVSFIIMFIGAFISRYHSFEGQMDIAEGESADIIRSYKSFFKYMVKEDGKRPYYGEDAYILSPFHKDFEKTIHYGDKTVEFRVLDYIQKKYSKGHPGVEVITKMGGQNGGEAVRESEILLKGDIIEFDGQKLGYESTDKSIMNIIEKDNELYLQAPYDFGFFNMMKNDSGNVKANELTKIEQILYTTDKARFVILPTEIDNLVIGELKSGKETKKISFMGRQFNTTYSPTYEINGLNISLGYGSSWLDPKYKMPFKIRLNDFQLEKYPGSENPSSFASEVTVIDGETKFPYRIFMNNVLDYKGYRFFQSSYIISPEGKQTTVLSVNADFWGTLITYIGYFVMTLGMILTIVWKGSYFSKVRHVLNSIKKRKASLVIATLLSVGALNAQTSTESVVKEKQTETHVHEDGTVHDANHNPVNQQEETHVHEDGTVHNANHNPVKPDAPGTHEIDMHGKNPSDTHIHTDGSVHKTETAQSEAAHGGQTFNHGFTNSFTIDSEHAKKLGKVLVQDQQGRIKPIHTYAKELIGEIHGSDKIDSLNAVQVYLSMTFETSKWFNQPIILVGKKGGEELKSITHAIEKNGKWYTSMVDLVKKDPENPTAKSLYDVYEESFNKSEAERSDFDKEVLKVIQRLSTIEGIGNGSYFWVIPDLKAHNNDWNSWATHDGELFKEGQIFISDYFNSILKARETKDWSKPNENLQKIADFQRTEDIELPSKEKIELEILYNKFPIFKVCIILYAILGSFLIILAFLNLYSDKKYITTIGNILSFFIIITFVLHTIGLAARWYISGHAPWSNGYEAIIFVAWCTLLSSIIFAYKNYFVLSSGSLMTVLLMAFSFLSVMSPTVTNLVPVLKSYWLVVHVAVIVSSYGFLGLSFIVGLVNLILMCIRKKDNYKKLTLNIKELTAISELSMMVGLYALSIGTFLGGVWANESWGRYWSWDPKETWAFISMFVYAVVAHMRLVPGLRGYFAYNIAAIFSFASILMTFLGVNYFLSGMHSYGAGDPIPILEWAGPLIIVILILAFFANRNEQQFIKKN is encoded by the coding sequence ATGAAATTCTTCCAAATATTATTTTCAACTAGAACCATGACCTTATTACTCATTGTCTTTGCAACGACAATGGGAATTGCAACTTTTGTAGAATCATGGTATGGAACACCGACAGCTCAAGCTTGGATATACAAAACCAAGTGGTTTGAATTAATCATGGTTTTATTAATCCTTAATTTTATTGGAAATATAGAACGTTATAAATTATATACATGGAAAAAGCTTCCTACTTTATTATTACATGTTTCGTTCATTATCATGTTTATCGGGGCTTTTATCTCACGTTATCATAGCTTTGAAGGGCAGATGGATATTGCTGAAGGTGAATCAGCAGATATTATTCGTTCGTACAAATCTTTTTTCAAATATATGGTAAAAGAAGATGGTAAACGACCTTATTATGGTGAAGATGCCTATATTTTATCTCCTTTTCATAAAGATTTTGAAAAAACTATTCATTATGGGGACAAAACTGTTGAATTTCGTGTACTAGATTATATTCAAAAAAAATATTCAAAAGGACATCCCGGTGTAGAGGTTATTACTAAAATGGGAGGACAAAATGGTGGAGAAGCCGTCCGAGAATCTGAAATCTTATTAAAAGGTGATATTATCGAGTTTGATGGTCAAAAATTAGGATACGAAAGTACTGATAAATCTATAATGAATATTATTGAAAAGGACAATGAATTATATTTACAAGCACCTTATGATTTTGGTTTTTTTAACATGATGAAAAATGATTCTGGTAATGTTAAAGCCAATGAGTTAACTAAAATTGAACAAATTTTATATACTACCGATAAAGCTCGTTTCGTTATTCTACCTACAGAAATTGATAACTTAGTTATTGGAGAATTAAAATCAGGAAAAGAAACTAAAAAAATATCGTTCATGGGACGTCAATTTAATACAACTTATAGTCCTACTTATGAAATCAATGGATTGAATATTAGTTTAGGTTATGGTTCTTCTTGGTTAGACCCTAAATATAAAATGCCTTTTAAAATTCGGTTGAACGATTTTCAATTGGAAAAATATCCAGGTTCTGAAAACCCTTCCTCTTTTGCCAGTGAAGTAACCGTTATAGATGGAGAAACTAAATTTCCTTATCGTATATTCATGAATAATGTGTTAGATTACAAAGGTTATCGCTTTTTTCAATCTTCTTATATCATTTCTCCCGAAGGAAAACAAACCACAGTTTTATCGGTAAATGCTGATTTCTGGGGAACATTAATAACTTATATAGGTTATTTTGTTATGACATTAGGTATGATTTTAACTATAGTCTGGAAAGGAAGTTATTTCAGTAAAGTACGTCATGTTTTAAACTCTATCAAAAAACGAAAAGCAAGCTTAGTTATAGCTACTCTTCTTTCTGTTGGAGCATTAAATGCGCAAACTAGTACTGAGTCAGTCGTTAAAGAAAAACAAACTGAAACTCATGTTCACGAAGACGGTACAGTACATGATGCTAACCATAATCCTGTTAACCAACAAGAAGAAACTCATGTTCACGAAGATGGAACAGTTCATAACGCTAATCATAACCCTGTTAAACCAGATGCTCCAGGCACTCATGAAATTGATATGCATGGTAAAAATCCTTCTGATACTCACATACATACTGATGGATCTGTTCATAAAACCGAGACAGCTCAATCTGAAGCAGCTCATGGAGGGCAAACTTTTAATCATGGTTTTACAAATTCGTTCACTATCGATTCTGAACATGCTAAAAAATTAGGAAAAGTATTAGTTCAAGATCAGCAAGGGCGTATTAAACCCATTCATACTTATGCAAAAGAATTAATTGGTGAAATACACGGAAGTGATAAAATTGATTCATTAAATGCTGTTCAGGTTTATTTATCAATGACTTTTGAAACTTCTAAATGGTTTAATCAGCCTATAATATTGGTTGGTAAAAAAGGAGGTGAAGAACTTAAAAGTATCACACATGCCATAGAAAAAAATGGTAAATGGTATACCTCTATGGTTGATTTGGTAAAAAAAGATCCTGAAAATCCTACTGCTAAATCATTATATGATGTTTATGAAGAATCTTTCAATAAATCAGAGGCTGAACGTAGTGATTTTGATAAAGAAGTATTGAAAGTAATTCAACGTTTAAGTACTATTGAAGGAATAGGAAATGGTAGTTATTTTTGGGTAATTCCTGATTTAAAAGCACATAATAACGACTGGAATAGCTGGGCAACACATGACGGAGAATTATTCAAAGAAGGACAAATCTTTATAAGTGATTACTTTAACTCTATTTTAAAAGCACGAGAAACAAAAGACTGGTCAAAACCCAATGAAAATCTTCAAAAAATAGCTGATTTTCAGCGTACTGAAGACATTGAATTGCCTTCTAAAGAAAAAATTGAATTAGAGATTTTATATAACAAATTCCCTATTTTTAAAGTATGTATTATTCTTTATGCTATTTTAGGATCTTTCTTAATCATTTTAGCATTTTTAAATCTATATAGTGACAAAAAATATATTACAACGATTGGAAATATATTAAGTTTCTTCATTATAATAACTTTTGTACTTCACACTATTGGTTTAGCTGCCAGATGGTATATCTCAGGACATGCCCCATGGAGTAATGGTTATGAAGCTATTATATTTGTTGCATGGTGTACTTTATTATCGAGTATTATTTTTGCCTATAAAAACTATTTTGTTTTGTCTTCAGGCTCATTAATGACTGTTCTTTTGATGGCATTTTCATTTTTAAGTGTTATGTCCCCTACAGTTACAAATCTTGTTCCTGTTTTAAAATCGTATTGGCTAGTAGTACATGTTGCTGTTATTGTTTCGAGTTATGGATTTTTAGGTTTAAGTTTTATTGTTGGACTCGTTAACCTAATATTAATGTGTATTCGAAAAAAAGATAATTATAAAAAATTAACATTAAACATTAAAGAATTAACTGCTATTTCAGAGTTATCTATGATGGTTGGGCTTTACGCTCTATCCATTGGTACTTTCTTAGGCGGTGTTTGGGCAAACGAAAGCTGGGGACGTTATTGGAGTTGGGATCCAAAAGAAACTTGGGCCTTTATTAG
- a CDS encoding UPF0102 protein (Belongs to the UPF0102 family.), whose amino-acid sequence MSESYELGVEGEYYAKRYLKEKGYTILEERWRFKKAEIDIIAKRKNILYIVEVKTRSYDEVAKPEDAVNFKKRKLLIETAHEYTIQHNLNIEVQFDIITLIKKGTKWRMNHIPDAFRPHF is encoded by the coding sequence ATGTCTGAAAGCTATGAATTAGGCGTTGAAGGAGAATACTATGCTAAACGATATCTTAAAGAAAAAGGATATACTATTTTAGAAGAACGTTGGCGTTTCAAAAAGGCTGAAATTGATATTATTGCAAAACGAAAGAATATTCTTTATATCGTTGAAGTTAAAACAAGAAGTTATGATGAAGTTGCTAAACCTGAAGATGCTGTCAATTTTAAAAAGAGAAAACTTCTTATAGAAACAGCTCATGAGTATACTATTCAACATAATTTAAATATTGAAGTTCAATTTGATATTATTACATTAATTAAAAAGGGTACAAAATGGAGAATGAATCATATTCCTGATGCTTTTCGCCCTCATTTCTGA